The genomic stretch GCGCGTCCACCAGGGCGGCGCCCACCGCCCTGGCCTCGTCCGCGTCGAACGCCCTGGCCAGCAGGGCGTGGCTCAACCGGCGGGCGAGCGGCAGCAGTTGTTCCTCGAACTCCGGCCGGGTCGACGACGTGGAGGTCACCGGGAACACGGCCCGGCTCCAGATCGTCGCGAACCGGCGCAGTCTGTCCTCCGGCCCGTCCGGCTCCGCGCTCACGCCGTACGCCCCACGCCCGCGAACCCGGAGAAGGCCCATGGATCCTCCTCCTCCGGTGCGGTGTCCGGCCGCCACCGCGGCATCGACACCAGTCCGGGTTCCACCATGTCGTACCCCTCGAAGAACCGCGCGATCTCGTCGCGCGAGCGCATGATCAGCGGGTTGCGAATGTCCTTGTATACGCCCACCGTGCCCTCGGCCCGCTCCGCGGGAAGCGGGATTCCCTCGTACGAGGCATGGGTGAGGATGAGCAGGCTGCCGGGCGCGAGCGCGTCGCGCAGTTCGGCCACCGCCCCGTACGGGTCGTCCGCGTCTTCCACGAAGTGCAGTATGGCAACGAGCAGCAGCGCCACCGGACGGTTCAGGTCGAGAAGCCGCTCGACCTGGGGGCTCGCCAGGATCTCGTGCGGCTTGCGCAGATCGGCCGCGACGACGCCGGTGCGCTCGTCGCCGTCCAGCACCGCCTCGCTGTGCGCGACGGCGACCGGGTCGTGGTCGACGTAGACCACCCGCGCCTCGGGGCTGGCGGACTGCGCCACCTCATGGACGTTGCCGAAGGTGGGGATGCCCGAGCCGATGTCGAGGAACTGGGTGATCCCCTCGGCGGCGGCGTAGCGTACGGCGCGGCGCATGAACGCCCGGTTCGCCTGCATCACCTTGGGCAGTCCCGGCAGGAACTCCATGGCCCTGCGGGCGGCTTCCCGGTCGACCTCGAAGTTGTGCGAACCGCCCAGGTAGTAGTCGTAGATTCGCGAGACGCTCGGCACCGAGATGTCGATGCTCCGTGGGGCCCAGGCGGGACGCTCCATCTACCTCTCCAAGGCTCAGGCGATCCAGTGTTCGAGCTGAGGCTACTGATCGCCCGCCAAAGGGGCGAGCCGAAACGGAAATTGACCATCCGTTCCCGGTCACTGCCTGCGGCACGTGCCGAATTCGCGGGACGGGATTCCGTAACGAAATGCGTCCGAAGCATTCCACAGAGTTCTGAATCATGCGCAACGGGACGAAGGCCGACCCGGCCCAACACACAGGTCCACCCCCTCCGTTGCGGTGCCGGAGGGGGTGGACCTGGGTTCAGCGCGCTGACCGTTCGCCCTGCACTCGTCGAGCTCTCGCCTCCTACTCCTTCTCAGGCGCGCCGATCGGCTTCCCGTCGGGGGCCACGGCGTACCAAGTGCCGCCGACGCCCTGACCGTTGGTGTCACCGGGGGCCTTGTCACCGGCGAAGGTGTAGATGGGCCAGCAGTTGACGGTCTGCTGCTTGGCGCCGTCGGAGCGGGTGAAGCTCATCAGGCCCTTCTTCTGCACGCCCTTGGTGTCGTTGTTCGCCACCGGCTCGACCACCGGCCACTTCTCCAGGCAGGCACCGGTGCAGTTGGAGACCGGCTCCGGCCAGGCCTCGTCCTTCATGAACCGGTAGACCGTCATGCCGTTCTTGTCGACGACGATCTCACCGAGCTCGGGGTCCTTGCGGGTGGACAGGCCGGGCAGGTCGGAAGCCGCCTTGGCCTTCTTGCCGTCGGGGGCCAGCGCGTACCAAGTCCCGCCCACACCTTGGCCCTTGGTGTCACCGGCGTTGACATCCTTGGCAAAGCGGTAGGCGGGCCAGCCGCCGATGGTCAGCTGCTTGGTGCCGTCGGCCCGGGTGACCTCCCCGAGCTGCGACTCGTCCACCCCGGCGCCGGCGCTGGCGTCGTCCGCGGGAACCGGCGGCCAGGCCGTGGCACAGTCGCCGTCACAGTTGGTCTTCGGCGGTTCCGCGGTGTCCTTGTCGAAGCGGTAGAGGGTGAGCCCGGCGCTGTCGGTCAGCACCTTGCCCAGCTCGGCGTTGGTGGACACGGAAAGCTCGCCGGCCGCGGTCGCCTGGGTGCCGGTCCCGGCACCCTGCGCACCCGCCCCGGCGGTACCGGAATCGGCGTCGGTACCCAGGCCCGTACCCGCGGATCCGTAACCCCCGGCCGCGGCCGTCGCACCGACGTTCTGGCTGCTCGCCGGCGGGGTGGTCTCCTGACCGCACGCCGTCGTCAGCGCCAGCACTGCCACGGCGCTCACCACGAGCGAGGCGCTCCGCCACGAGGTCTTCATCTTCAACTCCCCATAATCACAAGGGTGTTGCAGCGCCCTGCTGCGCCGCCGCACAGCATTGGGTACGCAGCCGGACCATGGTCGTGTTCAATCGCGGCGCAAATTTCTTTCCAAAACCTGTGATCCACCCCGTCGCTCGCACAGGTGATCGACTTGGCGGGCGCCCGGTGGGCCGCCCATCAAACCGCCCGCCGCCGCCTTCCCTCGTTCGGGGCAATCCGCCGCAGGAGAAAGGTTTCTGAGTAGCCGCCTGACCTCAGGATCCTGAGTCGTGCATGGACCCGAATCGACCCATTCCGCCCTCGCCGCCCGAGTGTTGGCGCTGCTGGCCCTGAGCTGGCTGCTCGTGGGGGCACCGGCCGCCCCGGCCGCGGCCGACGCCTGCGCGTACGCCTCGACCGGGCCGGGCGGCACCGAGGCGGTGGCGGTCGCCGGGAGCGCCACCTGGCCCACTCCCCCTTCGTGCCCGCCACCGACGCCGCCCCCACCTCCGCCCACGCCCTGCCCGACCCCGACGCCCACCCCCGAACCGCCGAAGCCCACCCCCACCCCGAAGCCGCCCCGAAGACTAGCTAGCTAGNNNNNNNNNNNNNNNNNNNNNNNNNNNNNNNNNNNNNNNNNNNNNNNNNNNNNNNNNNNNNNNNNNNNNNNNNNNNNNNNNNNNNNNNNNNNNNNNNNNNNNNNNNNNNNNNNNNNNNNNNNNNNNNNNNNNNNNNNNNNNNNNNNNNNNNNNNNNNNNNNNNNNNNNNNNNNNNNNNNNNNNNNNNNNNNNNNNNNNNNNNNNNNNNNNNNNNNNNNNNNNNNNNNNNNNNNNNNNNNNNNNNNNNNNNNNNNNNNNNNNNNNNNNNNNNNNNNNNNNNNNNNNNNNNNNNNNNNNNNNNNNNNNNNNNNNNNNNNNNNNNNNNNNNNNNNNNNNNNNNNNNNNNNNNNNNNNNNNNNNNNNNNNNNNNNNNNNNNNNNNNNNNNNNNNNNNNNNNNNNNNNNNNNNNNNNNNNNNNNNNNNNNNNNNNNNNNNNNNNNNNNNNNNNNNNNNNNNNNNNNNNNNNNNNNNNNNNNNNNNNNNNNNNNNNNNNNNNNNNNNNNNNNNNNNNNNNNNNNNNNNNNNNNNNNNNNNNNNNNNNNNNNNNNNNNNNNNNNNNNNNNNNNNNNNNNNNNNNNNNNNNNNNNNNNNNNNNNNNNNNNNNNNNNNNNNNNNNNNNNNNNNNNNNNNNNNNNNNNNNNNNNNNNNNNNNNNNNNNNNNNNNNNNNNNNNNNNNNNNNNNNNNNNNNNNNNNNNNNNNNNNNNNNNNNNNNNNNNNNNNNNNNNNNNNNNNNNNNNNNNNNNNNNNNNNNNNNNNNNNNNNNNNNNNNNNNNNNNNNNNNNNNNNNNNNNNNNNNNNNNNNNNNNNNNNNNNNNNNNNNNNNNNNNNNNNNNNNNNNNNNNNNNNNNNNNNNNNNNNNNNNNNNNNNNNNNNNNNNNNNNNNNNNNNNNNNNNNNNNNNNNNNNNNNNNNNNNNNNNNNNNNNNNNNNNNNNNNNNNNNNNNNNNNNNNNNNNNNNNNNNNNNNNNNNNNNNNNNNNNNNNNNNNNNNNNNNNNNNNNNNNNNNNNNNNNNNNNNNNNNNNNNNNNNNNNNNNNNNNNNNNNNNNNNNNNNNNNNNNNNNNNNNNNNNNNNNNNNNNNNNNNNNNNNNNNNNNNNNNNNNNNNNNNNNNNNNNNNNNNNNNNNNNNNNNNNNNNNNNNNNNNNNNNNNNNNNNNNNNNNNNNNNNNNNNNNNNNNNNNNNNNNNNNNNNNNNNNNNNNNNNNNNNNNNNNNNNNNNNNNNNNNNNNNNNNNNNNNNNNNNNNNNNCTAGCTAGCTAGCCCGCGCCACCCCGCCCGCGGCCGACCCCGCCGCCCGCACCCACCCCGCCGCCGAGCCCCGAGCCGACTCCGACGCCGTCGGCCAAGCCCGCCCCGCGCCCCTCCGTGACCCCGGTGCACTACCCGCGCCACCGCGCCACGGCCAAGCGGCCGCCCACCCGCGGTGCCACCGCACCCCTCACCTTCGTCCTGCTCATCGCCGCGCCCGCGATCGTCGCCGTCGCCGCGCTGCGCCCGCGCTGACCCCTGGAGGCATCCCTTGCCGGAATGGCTTGTTCTCACCCTCGCGATGGTGGCCGCCTGCGTCGTGGTGATCATCATCACGTTCGTCCGCCATCGCACGGCGGCGGACGACGAGGACCCCTCCGACACCCCGGACGTCATCGAGTACATGACGATGTGGATCGGCGTCGTCTACGCCATCGTGCTGGGCCTGGCCATCGCGGGTGTCTGGGAGGGACGCAGCGCCGCCGAGGACCACGTCCAGGCCGAGGCCATCGCCCTGCACGAGGTCTCCGAACGGGTCCGCGTCTATCCGCCCGAGGTGCGTGACCGTATTCGGGAGGATGTCAACGCCTATGTCGGACACGTCGTCACCACCGAGTGGCAGACGATGGCCGACCACGGCGAGGTGTCCGACCGCGGTGCCGAGCTGCTCCAGCGGGTCCGGGTGGACGTCACCGACTACGAGCCGCGGAGCGACTTCGAGGCCCAGGCCTACCAGCCGATCGTCGACCAGGTCGCCGCCGCCGACCAGGCGCGCAACGCCCGCGCCAGCTCGACCGGCGAGACCATGCCGGGGGTGGTGTGGTTCGGGCTGATCGCCGGGGCCGTGGTCACCATCGGGATGATCCTCGCCCTCCAGATCCGGCGAACACCGCGCGAGCTGATCCTCGCCGGGCTGTTCTCCGCGCTGATCGCCTTCCTGCTCTTCCTCATCTGGGACTTCGACGCGCCCTACAGCCGGGGCGTCACGGCGTCCGCTGAACCGTTCCTGAACCTCTTCCCGGACGCCAAGGGCTGACGGCGACTCATCCGGGTTCCCTGCCGGGGGCGGGGGCGACACGCCGTCGCCGTCCCCCGGCCGCGGGAACGTCCGTCCCCTGAGCGGCCCACACGCTTGCCCCATTCGCACGACTGCGTTCGCGCAGGTGTGCGCACCTTCCTAGCGTTTCGATCATCGAGGTGCATTTCTGGCGCAAGCGGAAACGGTCCGCAGCTGCTCCTCGGGGACCGGAGGAACCACCATGCGCGCGATACGCGTCGCTACGGCCGCACTGCTGGGCCTGACCGCCCTGACCCTCACCGCGCCCGCCGCCCAGGCCAAGGGCGAGGACAACATCACGCCGTTCGGCTTCAGCGTCCTGCCCTCCACCATCGCCGCGGGCGGACAGGTCACCCTGAGGATCGAACGGGACGGCGGCTGCAAGGGACCGGCGACGGTGACCTCCGCGGTGTTCGACACGGTCACCATCCCGCCGAGCCAGTCGCACACGACGGCCGTCGTGGACTGGGACGCCAAGCCGGGGGCGATGTACAAGGTGACGTTCGCCTGTGACGGCGTCAGCGGGTCCACGGATCTGACCATCGCCGGCGGCCGGCCCACCGGCCATCCGATCCCGCAGCCGCTCGTCCCGCCGCGCGGAGTGCACGCCGGTGAGGGCGGCAGCGTCGCCGGGTTCGACCTCAAGGAGATCGGTCTCGGCGCCGTGCTCATCGCGGGCTCGATCGGAGCCGCCTACCGGCTCTCCCGCAAGCGCACCTCGGAGGAGGGCGGCTGACCCCCGCCGACGCCCCGCGCACAGGCCTTCGCCCCGGTCCCCCGCGAGGGGGCCGGGGCGAAGGCCTTCTTCGTTGACGTGCGATCCCCGAAGAGCGCCGGAAAGAGCGTCGGATCAGATCCGCTTCTCGGACCGGCGACGCATCCAGAACAGCCCACCGCCGATGACCGCGGCGGCCACCAGACCGCCGCCGATGGCGATGTCGGTCGGCGTGGCCCCGGACGTGGAGCTGCCGCCGATACCGCCCTGCACACCGCCGATGACGGTGAAGGCGGCCGGGCGGGTCAGCGTCTTGCCGTCGCAGTTGACGGTGATGTCGTGCGTGCCGGGGCGCGCGTTGGAGTTGATCGTCGCCGTGCCCTTCGAAGTCTCGTTGGCGCCGTGGATGGGCGACAGCGAAGTCGAGGGGAAGGCGTTGGAGGTCGCGGTGCCGCCGTTGCGGCAGCCGTCGACAGTGATGGTCAGCTGGCCACCGCGGGCGATGACGCTGGGCAGGGCGACGATATTGCTCGGGGTGTCCCAAGCGACGGCCGCCGGGGCGGCAAGCCCGAGGGCGGCCACCGCCGCCGCTGACACCACCAGGGCGCGAGAGTTACGCATCTGATCCTCCGCGGAAGACGCCCCGGGAACCGTCCCCGGTCGATCGGCGAGAAAGCGCCTCCCAGAAAGACCCTCAGATGCCCGGCACAGGGCCGCATTTCGAGAATGGTCCGTCCTGGTGAGCGGACACGCCGAAGGAAAACCTCACAATCGGATATTGCCGCAGGTCACGGACCGTCAGAAATTTCCTGGTCACGGCAACTCGGATGGCGCACCAAGGATTGCCGAACGGAGTCGTGGCCACCCGTTCGCAGTCGCACCCGTCGCCGGTTTCACGCGCGGCGCTTAGCGTTCCCGTATGCGCGAATGACGTGGCGACGGCCGCGTCGAGAGGGGAAACGAATGATTGGGTCCGAGCTGGCCGAAGAGGAGGAGCGGCGGAAGAAGCGCGCTCCTTGGGGCGTGATAGCGCTTGTTCTGCTGACCGGCCTCGCGCTCATTCGGAATGGTTCGGGGGAGTTCGACGTGGGCCCGCCGCAGCCCGCGTCGGCCGCCGCGGCGGACAGCCGGGTATCGGGCGGCACCTTCGCGAACGCCGCGGCCCCGCTGCCGTACGCCGTGCCGGACCGGGTGCGGATCCCGGCGATCCAGGTCGACGCGCCGATGATGCCGGTGGGCCTGGACGCGAACGGCTGGGTCGACGCGCCGCCGCCGGAGGACCCGAACCTGGCGGGCTGGTTCACCGGTGCCGTGTCGCCCGGCGAGAAAGGCACCGCGGTCGTCGT from Streptomyces davaonensis JCM 4913 encodes the following:
- a CDS encoding SAM-dependent methyltransferase, with protein sequence MERPAWAPRSIDISVPSVSRIYDYYLGGSHNFEVDREAARRAMEFLPGLPKVMQANRAFMRRAVRYAAAEGITQFLDIGSGIPTFGNVHEVAQSASPEARVVYVDHDPVAVAHSEAVLDGDERTGVVAADLRKPHEILASPQVERLLDLNRPVALLLVAILHFVEDADDPYGAVAELRDALAPGSLLILTHASYEGIPLPAERAEGTVGVYKDIRNPLIMRSRDEIARFFEGYDMVEPGLVSMPRWRPDTAPEEEDPWAFSGFAGVGRTA
- a CDS encoding SCO0930 family lipoprotein, which gives rise to MKTSWRSASLVVSAVAVLALTTACGQETTPPASSQNVGATAAAGGYGSAGTGLGTDADSGTAGAGAQGAGTGTQATAAGELSVSTNAELGKVLTDSAGLTLYRFDKDTAEPPKTNCDGDCATAWPPVPADDASAGAGVDESQLGEVTRADGTKQLTIGGWPAYRFAKDVNAGDTKGQGVGGTWYALAPDGKKAKAASDLPGLSTRKDPELGEIVVDKNGMTVYRFMKDEAWPEPVSNCTGACLEKWPVVEPVANNDTKGVQKKGLMSFTRSDGAKQQTVNCWPIYTFAGDKAPGDTNGQGVGGTWYAVAPDGKPIGAPEKE
- a CDS encoding bestrophin-like domain codes for the protein MPEWLVLTLAMVAACVVVIIITFVRHRTAADDEDPSDTPDVIEYMTMWIGVVYAIVLGLAIAGVWEGRSAAEDHVQAEAIALHEVSERVRVYPPEVRDRIREDVNAYVGHVVTTEWQTMADHGEVSDRGAELLQRVRVDVTDYEPRSDFEAQAYQPIVDQVAAADQARNARASSTGETMPGVVWFGLIAGAVVTIGMILALQIRRTPRELILAGLFSALIAFLLFLIWDFDAPYSRGVTASAEPFLNLFPDAKG
- a CDS encoding class F sortase: MIGSELAEEEERRKKRAPWGVIALVLLTGLALIRNGSGEFDVGPPQPASAAAADSRVSGGTFANAAAPLPYAVPDRVRIPAIQVDAPMMPVGLDANGWVDAPPPEDPNLAGWFTGAVSPGEKGTAVVVGHVDNSQGPAVFYGLGALKKGNRVEVARKDGKTAVFEIYGIEVFEKNDFPGDRVYASKGTAELRVITCGGGFSKQSGYAGNVVTFARLVEVR